In one window of Fulvia fulva chromosome 5, complete sequence DNA:
- a CDS encoding UPF0045 protein ECM15: protein MKTSPQLQYLLQKMAESEPQKLPTPARCTADFCLVPMGTPTASVSKEVAEVQRLLKKSGIEYQMHAGGTTLEGSWDEVTKIIGQCHSLLHANGVVRIQSDIRIGSRTDKKQGFKDKVAAVEKLLASDNIVVEDAEITYDRDAPSGSKVS from the exons ATGAAAACCAGTCCACAACTTCAATATCTCCTACAGAAGATGGCCGAAAGCGAACCTCAGAAGCTGCCGACGCCGGCGAGGTGTACAGCCGATTTCTGTCTAGTCCCCATGGGCACACCCACTGCGTCGGTCAGCAAAGAGGTTGCAGAAGTACAGAGACTGCTGAAGAAGAGTGGTATTGAGTATCAAATGCACGCTGGTGGCACGACACTCG AGGGATCATGGGACGAAGTCACAAAAATCATTGGCCAATGCCACTCACTACTTCATGCCAATGGTGTCGTACGGATCCAAAGCGACATTCGCATCGGCTCAAGGACCGACAAGAAGCAAGGTTTCAAAGACAAGGTGGCAGCAGTCGAGAAATTACTTGCCAGCGATAACATCGTCGTCGAAGACGCTGAGATAACTTATGATCGAGATGCTCCCTCTGGAAGCAAGGTATCTTGA
- a CDS encoding Methyltransferase — MGPPLRSFDIATDDNGSFVEVAISETPGLKAENLSLATWGSSFVLANLLHKWKSTVQHSTAAPIRADYNAIPVLELGAGTSLVGISAAAVWQVQGVITTDLAPLIRGLAQNISVNANLLKDRSASVSCGTLDWSEPDSLHVAGEHARVVDAKQTKAQIILAADTVYAEDHPELLTKTITAWLAPGPDSRVIFCYVLRHSYIDIIRDLWEQLDAVGLECIEEGQKDADPDKWDDVAPFEWCVWRWKGEAVGAEHGAR, encoded by the coding sequence ATGGGTCCTCCACTACGTTCTTTCGACATCGCCACGGACGACAATGGCTCCTTCGTCGAAGTCGCGATCAGTGAGACCCCTGGTCTCAAAGCCGAAAACCTCTCCCTAGCCACCTGGGGCAGCAGCTTCGTCCTCGCTAACTTGCTACACAAATGGAAATCTACCGTGCAACACAGTACAGCAGCCCCGATAAGAGCCGATTACAACGCGATCCCGGTCCTCGAGCTCGGCGCTGGCACGAGTCTCGTTGGTATCTCCGCTGCGGCCGTGTGGCAAGTGCAAGGGGTAATCACTACTGATCTCGCCCCTCTGATCCGAGGTCTTGCTCAAAATATCAGCGTCAACGCCAATCTACTGAAGGATCGATCAGCTTCGGTGTCTTGTGGTACTCTGGACTGGTCAGAACCGGACTCTCTACATGTCGCTGGTGAGCACGCCCGTGTTGTTGATGCCAAGCAGACGAAGGCACAGATCATCCTGGCGGCCGACACTGTCTACGCTGAAGATCATCCGGAGCTCTTGACCAAGACGATTACTGCGTGGCTCGCGCCGGGGCCGGACTCGAGGGTGATTTTCTGCTACGTCTTGCGCCACTCGTATATCGATATTATCCGGGACTTGTGGGAGCAGCTGGATGCGGTCGGCCTGGAGTGTATAGAGGAAGGTCAAAAGGATGCTGATCCTGATAAGTGGGATGATGTTGCACCATTTGAATGGTGTGTCTGGAGGTGGAAAGGAGAAGCAGTTGGCGCTGAGCATGGTGCTCGATAG